The Rhipicephalus sanguineus isolate Rsan-2018 chromosome 4, BIME_Rsan_1.4, whole genome shotgun sequence DNA window CGAGTTGACACATGGGTGTCACACTATTGACATGTCTATACAAAGAGATGTCTCCTTGGGTAGAAGCCCCTGCCTGTGCTGACTAAAATGAAGTACTGGCACCTCAGCCAATTTGAGCAGTGCATTGAAACCTTGATTTGAAATGTGCTACCCAATGCTTCTTTGCCGGGCTTGTCATGCACCACTATGGCTGTTGGATGCTCTGCTGCAGGCTCTGTTGATGACATCACATGCAGCTGGTGGACATAAcctgaaaaaatatattttttttaaatagtgaATTTTGTTTTGCTGGCCAATACTTTAACATATGAATCTATGAAATGCTGCTGTTATATATGCACAGAACAGCAGTGTTGGTTCCTGCATTAATCAGTCTTGAACGTTACCTGATGTAAAGGATCGGAATTTTATTCCACATCCTTCTAGCTTCCTCAGGCTTTTCTGTAGACCTTCCTTCTCCACTGCATTGCTGTTAGGCACAGCATCCATCTGCATAAGCATGCGAGGGTTTAAGCTTGTTACACTGATCGACTTCTATCACCCCACTGGTTTTTGCTTACCTCTCGGGCTTGCACCTGTTGACGATGCAGGATGTGATTCGTCTTTTAAGTTTTTGGCACTACGCCCTGGAGAATCACAGTGACCATCCCCTGCCAAGTCCAATTCGTCAGCAGCTACATTTGCCACAAGCTTGGTCTGCTGCTGGTGGTAAAGCTGCGTACAAGAATTTTGATGCTGTTACTCAAGTTGCCTGAATTGCAGAGTTCCACAAGCATAAGGGTTGAtgggcgggctagttggtatagattcattacCAAGATTCCATTATAGATTCCACAAGCATCGCTGGACATTACACTGTACAGCCTCTCGGAAAAATATACTCTGGTCGGCTGTTTGCAATGGCTGGCTGCCCTTTGGATTTTTGCAATATACTCTGCTAGCACACCCACGTATGCTGCATAATGATGTAATATGGACATTTGACAATGAATTGCTTAGTAGAATTTTGTCACTGCAatgttttaattttatttcagaaggcTGAAATGGTCGTGTGTTATTTGTGCTTCCCTTGGCTAGTCCCATTTGATCTCTAATTCACACTGCTCTCTCCCAGTCTGAGAATATtacattgttttttgttgtattgctCATTATAATGTTCTTAAATTGTAGAGCTTTTTTTTGTGAACATGTcataggggatattcaaaatgtgcACCCACATCTGTTGACAAGCCCACTCGATCCACCATGTTTTTCTGGTCATGAAAACGAAACAAGTTGCGTATCGCAGCATTTCAAGTGCTGGTTTGTCATCTTCATTCAGCTATGACTTACCGATGTTTCGTGCACTGTTCGGGCAGCGAGGGAGCCGTGACAATGCCGGAGCACAAAGCTATATGAATATCGCCTATTTCCTGCCCAATGTTCTAGTACCTGGACAATGCAATGATGAGTCACTCCACAAGGATAGTACTTGGCTGACAATCATGCATGCACAGTAAGAGAACACGTTTCagtattattttattatttttgtttctaGCTATTACTATTTGCATGCCTGTACTCGTAGAGCAGAATGGAAACGTGCCTTATTTACAGCTAGCAGCAGGTAGAGCTTCTGGTAGAGGACGAAGCGCTGGTAAATTATGTCCTGCACATTAATAGACTGCAACCATCGCAGCGCTGTGGCCACTGGACACACAAAAAATAGCAGACCCGCTGCCATTAATATGTTGCCTGCCAGTTTTTCTCCAATGAGAGGCTGGTTCCTCCACATTAGCATGTTCTTGCAGTTACTGCAGGTGCTCTGACTTGCGACCATTGAACCAACCACAGAGAGCTGCTTACGCCAAGGCATCTGGCACATAGTGTAGGTAGGGGATAAAAGCTGCTGTAAGCAGCTTTCAGAAACAATGAACGTACGTTCACTGTCAGGCTATGCAGCAGGCTCCCCATGGCTGTGGCTTGTAGATGTTGATGCTGTGGTCGGCTCCCGGGCACCGCAGCTTGTGGTAGGCAGTAACGTGTCAACCTCATCAGTTGAGTTGCTGCATATTGAAAGTAATCACTGTTTACATATGGAAACACGTGTTTTGAAGCTAAAGGTCACTGAAATATgtgcttagatttttttttttttcagtaagggCTGTGtaatcagggtgtctaccgaccgggaaaaccgggaattctcagggattttgggtagtctggaaattctcaaagaaaactcagggaaattgtgctcccatcagggaaaattcacagtaactttattgaaaggcaacgaaagtcgcggtagcgctggctcgatattttgtgaacgcatttttcaaatcaaacagccgctgcggctgcggggaagtggcgcacctcgatgctgtcatcgccttcggagcggtggagtgggagagaatcaggctaatgcgcggcatgcgggaaccatgaaccacgacacattgtatcgcgcaatgttgtcagggtgttgagtgactacgcggtgtagttctgtattctttctcgcgcgtgctgtacgttagcgcccgatatggtgtttttgttatcgccgcgtgtcaagtaacaagcatgattagttgtagaagcggtagcagtagatgtaacgagcttgagttatcttgcaagcgatcgcgatagttcaggaagcggatgtcttcgacaaggctggtatctggcaagccatcccgatcagcgagaaaaaagacgacgcttgttggctgttatcggagagctcactcgctcggatcccgagcttcaaagatgctatttaggactccgtgaagaatagaataaatttccaggcaagagctagcgtaactcacagcaagtgaaagcttttttttttctttttttcccgatgagggcacatgctgaaacaagttttaggcagtcgaccgatattttgggggggctgcagctcgcaattaccagccacaccacgtggatgtttgctacaaagccgaattacaaaacttttcagagccaaggcatagcggcgaccgaaattcgcgacccCAGCACGGGTCCCATTGGCTCGATTCGGCGTGcaatgtcggaaaacagtaacgtttccaccataatcggatgtgccgtaattcaggctgttaccGTGCTTTCGTGAGaccttagcccgcagctatattggtttcttttttttgcgatagcaattgtacaGACACTCCGACACGAATTTCATGCCTttgccatgatcttccttatcaagtccaaatcgcaaTTACATCACCTCGCGCatcgtatgctccatgcgcgagtgaaagcgcgcgagcgctgccgcgacgaacggggcttaagcagagatgaaacgagccgaccgtctcgttcgcgtgatgggcacatggagataggagccggcgggttggggggggggggggggctgcgtgagtccgacaggaagtgcgtacttaataccagcgggcgtggtcgcgtgtgccgcggtatctttagtggggatcagcagacggctcatacctgtGCAGGtattgtgctctaattgcaaaacttccgttgaagccatagcagtggcggatccaaggggggggggggcgtagcggcgacccccccccccttaagccagcccctgccccctcccttcagtgcctgtcgtccacctcctttgtcaggctgcctgttgagtttgccccctttttcaggttgctttgcctgccactgcccaaaaggggtaaagagaatcttgtccctgctctctacctctctcatcgctctaccttttcctgcttccctatgcacatttacaacgaaggcttcttacgcaccgccataatcccctctgggctgttctaaataggcgtgacccaccaaaatgcactgctgagcgggggcttcagcctttgtaaccccccccccccccattaggtacctgaatccgcccctgagccatagatagcgCACTTCTCTcagtgcagcggctgcattttctgaaggagcgagctgccagcctacattcatataaaattcctctttgttgctatcggatttactgttttgctctcgcggtgaaactgtgactctttttttctaacgtgggatggttttcgatgttttgcattcgtggagagcaaatggttcggctgggcaacatggtagcaaaggcgttgcattgctctgggcaacgcgcgaggatttgacaacaacccgcagcagcagaacaagcgcaattccacagtatattaaacccgcatttgtttcgtatatacatgtgacactcggcaaggcatttaactgtgattgctgcacttcaggctcaacaaaattgatttttttttccacgcaaaaaataaaaagttttttcatgttgccatattagttgagcattcttgtggcattttcagtttaagattaatccttcagtaactatgccttgcatgaaaggtcaaatttcagtttaacgaagtttcgatataacgaagtgagttgccgcttttaccaacttcgctatattgaggtttaactgttctatgtactattcaaatgggattaagtcgtttttattttctaacgtgcgtattagagagtgacatcaccgagcgatatggtctctacccatcttgacataaaacaaagttctgcttcactcagggaattttagcaaaaacactcagggaaaacctggaaaactcagggaatttagaaaagtcaactcggtagacaccctgtgtaATACATGCCCTGTTAGGTCACATGTATAGCCTGTGGCAAGCATCCTTATGGCAACACatagtgaatattaaaaatgcccgcctctgcgtagtgtttcagcacgtcctcgctcgaaagagctacgatttcgcgggaagggaattcacgcacgccacggagcttgcttccctccccagctcggtgacaaagaaaaaaaaaaaaccgcgagaggTCCGAGAGGTCTTAAATATGCCTAAAAAGTTTTGTGACATCACTGACTCAGTAGCAACGTGTACCATGTGTGTTATGGCGGACTTTGATTTTCTAAAATGTACTAGCTCTGATTACATATTTGTTTAGTGTTTAATCGTTGTGTTCTTTGTGGCGTCAGTTTCCTGGTTGCTGCTTTTTTCTGTGCTAAGACATCTTCAGAATCAGACCCACATCTGTATTTTCTTCAAATGCTATTGCTGCCTCCTTAGTATTTCTTGTGCTTCACTGTGGTAGTGTGCCGGTGTATGTGGTACTATATTCTTCATCAGCATATGTTTTCCCATTAGACATGAAAATTTACCACCTCTTGCTTGAAGTTTAAAGTACTTCCGGTATGTCATTTTTAAGGCATTCAACACCTTTATACAATCGCAGACTATTTTCAAGGCAACATTTCAAGTCTCATTGCATGGTACTGTTGCAGGAAGATATAAATGCTGCTTAAACTATCAGCAGCGCTATGCCTCGTTTTTTTCTTCGACTGGTGGTGTACTACAGTGTGCACAGACATACACGTGACAGGTACACATGTtcaatgctaataataataatatctggggtttaacgtcccaaaaccatgatatgattatgagagacgccgtagtggaggactctggaaatttcggccacctggggttctttaacgtgcacttaaatctaagtacacgggcctcagacattctcgcctccatcgaaaatggagccgccgcggccgggattcgatcccgcgaccttcggttcagcagccgagcgccataaccactagaccaccgttgttcAATGCTAATGTCTATCACTTTTGGAACTTAATACCTTTTGATGCTGCACAATGACGTGAACTACACTACAAGCAAAAGCACAAGGTCAAGCTATACCACTGCCAGTAAATCCTAGCAGCATATCCTATGAGTCCTAGCAGCATACAATGGCTCCAAAACACAAATTAAAAAATCTGAAAACAGGCTCATTACATCATTTGTTTAAGCTTGTTAAGAATATTTGTATGCCTTTTTGAGCAGTTTTATCCATGCCGTCACGCATGTTTGCATACTTCCTGTGCATTCGCATATGTAACAAACACATTAGATGTGTTGGTTACACAACAAACACATCTGCGAACGCTATGACTGAACAAAACTGATTCATTGTAACATACGTAGCACTAGTGCTGTTGAGTTATTCTGCTGAAGGCCTCGAGCTGGAGTCGGGTGATCTTAAATTGTCCCACTCCATTTCTTCTGCCTGATCAGCATCCACAAATAATGCGCCGTGCACTGGTGTTGAAGAAGCTCGAGTTTGAGGCCCCCACAGCAAAGCAGAAGGATCAGTGGACCATTTGGGTGTTGCTGGTGGCAAGGACATGTCACAGCTGTCGGTCCACATGCCTGTTGAGGTTTGCACTCGAACATCAGAGTGCACCTGCGTCACTGCAGTAATGTAGCACGTTATCACACAGAAAGCATTTCTCCCGTATCAGAACACGGGAGCTCTCCAAATCACATACTCATTTACTTTCCCCATGTCTGAGAACTGCTCGCTCAATTTAGTCTCGTCTCCACCAACTAATTTTTATTTGTTCTACACTAGCGTAGGGTAGCCGGTCTACCCAGCAGGCTTATCGGCTTATCGGCTAaaaagtaataattgttggggtttagcgtcccaaaaccacaatatgattacgagagacaccgtagtggagggcttcgaaaattttgaccgcctggggttctttaacgagcacctgaaTCTAAtaacacgggcctcgaacattttcgcctccatcaaaaatgcagccgtggcggccaggattcgatctcgCAATCGTCTGAAAAGTAATTTGCACCACAAATATCATGTACCTACTTCATTTTTAAAGCGATACGTCACTTTGGCTCATCCCCCTACCTATCTCTCTCTATACATATTTCAAGTACATTACAGTGCAAAACCAGACATTCACATGAACGAGAGAAACAGGACAAGCGCCCATCCTATATGTTTCAGTCTTGTGAATGCCTGGTTTTGCGCTTTGATGTTCCCAGAAGGTGTGCACCATCttgccgaatttcaagttttgtttatatatatatatttcaacaTGAAAGACCACCCACTGCACCAGCATGATAGCCAGTGCTCATCAGTATTTCCTCTAGACTTACCCTGCTGTGGTGTCGGGGTAGCAGCTGTGCGCAGGATTGTCAGCGTTTGTGTGCCATTATCGGATGTCTTAGGACGGCTGCAGTCATCCAGTGTCGTCTGGGTGCTGGCTGTGGACAACTGTGGTGCTTGCCTGCATCTGCATGTTTTGCACTGCAAACACGTCAAGACCACTAAAATCGGACGTTGCATTCGGATATCACGTCTCACTTACAGTTTGTGATGCTTCAGGAACATTGCTGCGTGGGTCAGGCACACACTGCAAAGGTACCAAGTAAAGTATGGTGGTGCATGAAGCACACTGTTTATCCACTCATCACTGATTTATTAAGACACTGCTGCAACTTCTACACAGTGTAGAAAGGCGCAAGggcttttcaatatttttttttaatccacatTTGCCTCGCAGAAAATCCTGAAAATCCTCTAATCACTATTTGAGTTTGAGCTCGCTTTTGGTAACTTACGTTCGTTGCGGTTAAGAGGAATTACTGTACTCTAGGTGCAATGCATGGCAGCACAGCTTAACTTTGTTTCAATCGGCACATTTACTGCTGCCTCATTTCATAAATAAAACATTAAAAACAACACTGTGTGTGACATAAACGATAGAGCTGTAGAAAATGTTACTTGCTTAGTTCACTTACTAAACCACAGAAATAGGTAGTATTTAAAGTGTGCTGCACGCACGGTGGAACAGCTTCATGTTGATTGTATCCACATATCTTTACTTGTGCATGATTTCACAAATGAGGAGACATTAAAAAAGTCGGCCGTACGTAGCTTGCGCTAGTGGCacaaggctaaaggcacagcggagctgatcggttccTAGCTACTGTCGTGGACTGTGTAGGTAATGTCGTGGACTACATTGAACGagtcgagtccagcagtctcgcttggcCACGCGCCGCGATTCCAGGTAAGCGGATTCCTCATCAACATTGCGAACCTTCTTCGGTCTCCCCATGTCTGCGCCTGCTGGCGCCGCGTGCCGGCTTTATACAGAACcaaagagcgcatgcgcagttggccgtgacgttacgtctggcgcgaccgagcggttgcgcgcagtgtcTAGGCAGGTGGGCTGGTGGCGCAATCGGTCGCTAGGCAACTTGCAGTGACGTCATCGCGGCGCGGAGTTtcttgttcgcgttggacagattacggccagctgcgctgttaaacCACGCTGCGCGCACTACGCACCCGAAACTGCCAAGTAAATGATACTCGGTTAAGAGAATAATCAGCGTGCGTAGATTCCGCATTGAGCGCGAAAATTCGTAACTTACAGGCCTGTTCGGAACGAAGAGTGTCGGCAGTGTGCCTGGGAGCAGCGCTAGCCTGAGCACAGTGCTCATTCCATGTCGAATGCGCGGGTCGTGGTTATAATCCTCCGGCTTGAAGTGACGATCACAGACAAGCGCATACTTCTGCGTGGCCGGAAGGCCAATGCATTGCAGCCAGGCAAGGCGCTGCGCTTCATCTCTCGGCAagctatgccgaatgcgccctcgccgatcactaggcttgcaacctattactgagcatgGATACTGAGACATTTGAACGGGCACAATACAAGCGGTATCGTTAACCGGTGCCGCACACTGAGGTGGACGCGAGAGGATAAATGATCCTAATCGAGCGGTGGGAATGGTGGGAACACTAGAAATTTACTCGGTTTACTCTGATTTTCTCTATTTACTCGCGCCTgcacgacgatgatgat harbors:
- the LOC119390044 gene encoding uncharacterized protein LOC119390044, producing the protein MSQYPCSVIGCKPSDRRGRIRHSLPRDEAQRLAWLQCIGLPATQKYALVCDRHFKPEDYNHDPRIRHGMSTVLRLALLPGTLPTLFVPNRPCVPDPRSNVPEASQTCKTCRCRQAPQLSTASTQTTLDDCSRPKTSDNGTQTLTILRTAATPTPQQATQLMRLTRYCLPQAAVPGSRPQHQHLQATAMGSLLHSLTVNLYHQQQTKLVANVAADELDLAGDGHCDSPGRSAKNLKDESHPASSTGASPRDGCCA